From Arcticibacter tournemirensis, one genomic window encodes:
- a CDS encoding PepSY-like domain-containing protein, with amino-acid sequence MKKLVFLLVAVASVSFANAQKVSEKEVPAVVKSALQKSHSNAKDLKWEKEKSNYEAGFEVGETDYSVLIDASGKILETEMEIKINKLPANAKAYVAKHYAGQKIKEAAKITDSKGVVTYEAEVKGKDLIFDNSGKFLKEVKD; translated from the coding sequence ATGAAAAAATTAGTATTTCTATTGGTAGCAGTTGCAAGTGTGTCATTCGCCAATGCGCAAAAAGTTTCTGAAAAAGAGGTTCCGGCAGTTGTAAAATCAGCTTTGCAAAAAAGCCACTCCAATGCAAAGGATTTGAAATGGGAAAAGGAAAAAAGCAACTACGAGGCTGGTTTTGAAGTAGGAGAAACCGATTATTCTGTATTGATTGATGCTTCGGGAAAAATACTTGAAACCGAAATGGAAATCAAAATTAATAAGCTTCCTGCTAATGCCAAAGCCTATGTTGCTAAACACTATGCAGGGCAAAAAATCAAAGAGGCAGCAAAAATTACCGACAGCAAAGGGGTTGTTACTTACGAAGCAGAGGTAAAAGGCAAAGACCTGATTTTTGACAATTCAGGTAAGTTTTTAAAGGAGGTTAAAGATTAA